The following are encoded together in the Mesoplodon densirostris isolate mMesDen1 chromosome 2, mMesDen1 primary haplotype, whole genome shotgun sequence genome:
- the PSMD4 gene encoding 26S proteasome non-ATPase regulatory subunit 4 isoform X1, with translation MVLESTMVCVDNSEYMRNGDFLPTRLQAQQDAVNIVCHSKTRSNPENNVGLITLANDCEVLTTLTPDTGRILSKLHTVQPKGKITFCTGIRVAHLALKHRQGKNHKMRIIAFVGSPVEDNEKDLVKLAKRLKKEKVNVDIINFGEEEVNTEKLTAFVNTLNGKDGTGSHLVTVPPGPSLADALISSPILAGEGGAMLGLGASDFEFGVDPSADPELALALRVSMEEQRQRQEEEARRAAAASAAEAGIATTGTEGERDSDDALLKMTISQQEFGRTGLPDLSSMTEEEQIAYAMQMSLQGAEFGQAESADIDASSAMDTSEPAKEEDDYDVMQDPEFLQSVLENLPGVDPNNEAIRNAMGSLASQATKDGKKDKKEEDKK, from the exons CGTGGACAACAGCGAGTATATGCGGAACGGGGACTTCCTACCCACCCGGCTACAGGCCCAGCAGGATGCCGTCAACATAGTCTGTCACTCCAAGACCCGTAGCAACCCTGAGAACAACGTGGGCCTCATCACACTGGCCAA TGACTGTGAAGTGCTGACCACACTCACCCCTGACACCGGCCGCATCCTGTCTAAGCTCCACACTGTCCAACCCAAGGGCAAGATCACCTTCTGCACTGGCATCCGCGTGGCCCAT CTGGCCCTGAAGCACCGACAGGGCAAGAATCACAAGATGCGAATCATTGCCTTTGTGGGAAGCCCCGTGGAGGACAATGAGAAGGAT CTGGTGAAACTGGCTAAACGCCTCAAGAAGGAGAAAGTAAATGTTGACATTATCAATTTTGGGGAAGAG GAGGTGAACACAGAAAAGCTGACCGCCTTTGTAAACACATTGAATGGCAAAGATGGAACCGGTTCTCATCTGGTGACAGTGCCTCCTGGGCCCAGCTTGGCTGATGCCCTCATCAGTTCTCCGATTCTGGCTGGGGAAGGCGGTGCCATGCTGGGTCTTGGTGCCAGTGACTTTGAATTTGGAGTAGATCCCAGTGCTGATCCTGAGCTGGCCTTG GCCCTTCGTGTTTCTATGGAAGAGCAGCGGCAGCGGCAGGAGGAGGAGGCGCGGCGGGCAGCTGCCGCCTCTGCCGCTGAGGCCGGAATTGCTACGACTGGGACTGAAGGTGAAAGAG ACTCGGACGATGCCCTGCTGAAGATGACCATCAGCCAGCAGGAGTTTGGCCGCACCGGGCTCCCTGACCTAAGTAGTATGACCGAGGAAGAACAGATTGCATATGCCATGCAGATGTCCCTCCAGGGTGCAG AATTTGGCCAGGCAGAATCAGCTGACATTGATGCCAGTTCAGCCATGGACACATCTGAGCCCGCCAAG GAGGAGGATGATTATGACGTGATGCAGGACCCCGAGTTCCTTCAGAGTGTCCTGGAGAACCTTCCAGGCGTGGATCCCAACAATGAGGCCATTCGAAATGCCATGGGCTCCCTGGCTTCCCAGGCCACCAAGGATGGCAAGAAGGACAAGAAGGAAGAGGACAAGAAGTGA
- the PSMD4 gene encoding 26S proteasome non-ATPase regulatory subunit 4 isoform X2 encodes MVLESTMVCVDNSEYMRNGDFLPTRLQAQQDAVNIVCHSKTRSNPENNVGLITLANDCEVLTTLTPDTGRILSKLHTVQPKGKITFCTGIRVAHLALKHRQGKNHKMRIIAFVGSPVEDNEKDLVKLAKRLKKEKVNVDIINFGEEEVNTEKLTAFVNTLNGKDGTGSHLVTVPPGPSLADALISSPILAGEGGAMLGLGASDFEFGVDPSADPELALALRVSMEEQRQRQEEEARRAAAASAAEAGIATTGTEDSDDALLKMTISQQEFGRTGLPDLSSMTEEEQIAYAMQMSLQGAEFGQAESADIDASSAMDTSEPAKEEDDYDVMQDPEFLQSVLENLPGVDPNNEAIRNAMGSLASQATKDGKKDKKEEDKK; translated from the exons CGTGGACAACAGCGAGTATATGCGGAACGGGGACTTCCTACCCACCCGGCTACAGGCCCAGCAGGATGCCGTCAACATAGTCTGTCACTCCAAGACCCGTAGCAACCCTGAGAACAACGTGGGCCTCATCACACTGGCCAA TGACTGTGAAGTGCTGACCACACTCACCCCTGACACCGGCCGCATCCTGTCTAAGCTCCACACTGTCCAACCCAAGGGCAAGATCACCTTCTGCACTGGCATCCGCGTGGCCCAT CTGGCCCTGAAGCACCGACAGGGCAAGAATCACAAGATGCGAATCATTGCCTTTGTGGGAAGCCCCGTGGAGGACAATGAGAAGGAT CTGGTGAAACTGGCTAAACGCCTCAAGAAGGAGAAAGTAAATGTTGACATTATCAATTTTGGGGAAGAG GAGGTGAACACAGAAAAGCTGACCGCCTTTGTAAACACATTGAATGGCAAAGATGGAACCGGTTCTCATCTGGTGACAGTGCCTCCTGGGCCCAGCTTGGCTGATGCCCTCATCAGTTCTCCGATTCTGGCTGGGGAAGGCGGTGCCATGCTGGGTCTTGGTGCCAGTGACTTTGAATTTGGAGTAGATCCCAGTGCTGATCCTGAGCTGGCCTTG GCCCTTCGTGTTTCTATGGAAGAGCAGCGGCAGCGGCAGGAGGAGGAGGCGCGGCGGGCAGCTGCCGCCTCTGCCGCTGAGGCCGGAATTGCTACGACTGGGACTGAAG ACTCGGACGATGCCCTGCTGAAGATGACCATCAGCCAGCAGGAGTTTGGCCGCACCGGGCTCCCTGACCTAAGTAGTATGACCGAGGAAGAACAGATTGCATATGCCATGCAGATGTCCCTCCAGGGTGCAG AATTTGGCCAGGCAGAATCAGCTGACATTGATGCCAGTTCAGCCATGGACACATCTGAGCCCGCCAAG GAGGAGGATGATTATGACGTGATGCAGGACCCCGAGTTCCTTCAGAGTGTCCTGGAGAACCTTCCAGGCGTGGATCCCAACAATGAGGCCATTCGAAATGCCATGGGCTCCCTGGCTTCCCAGGCCACCAAGGATGGCAAGAAGGACAAGAAGGAAGAGGACAAGAAGTGA